The window TTGATGGCGCAACAAAATATCGTTGTACAAAAATAAAAGAAGGTAATAAATTTAATGGATATATCTTTTTAAAAGCGGAAATGACCGATCAAATTTGGTTTTTAATTCGTAATACCCAAATGGTTACTGGTTTAGTTGGTTCATCTGGAAAAAATGTTAAACCAATTCCTGTACCTGAAGATAAGATCTTAAAATTAATTGCTGATAATGATGCTAAACGTGCTTTAATAAGTCTAAATGAAAAAGTTGACCATGAAGAAAATATTGAAGTTATTGAATTGCATGAAGACGAAAATTTTACGAACTTTGAAGTTGATCAAGAAGTTAAAATTATCGCAGATACTTTTTTTGGTGAAATTGCAAAAATTGCAAAAATTGATCAAAACAAGAAAATTGCCACTGTAGAATTTGAATTTTTTGGCCGAATTAACACACTAGATTTAAATTTTAATGATATTCAACTTTATGATGAAGAAAGTGATAAGTTAGAAAACTAATAAAAATAAAAAAACACTTTACATTTTTGTTTGTAAGGTGTTTTTTATTAAAATGTTTTTAGAAAAACTCATCCTATTTATATGAAAGTAATTAATTGAAAAGGGAAAAATGGAATACTACAACTTGTATTTATTATTTAAAAAAGAACTTTGTAAGGAATTGTAAAAAAGAATATTGATTTTAAAAATAAAATTTTTAAAATCTTATAGTTAAATACTTATTATAATAATAAAAAATAAAGGTATTTATGAAATATAAATAGTTTTTATCTTGTTTGTTTTTAAATCTTCAAACTAAATTAAAAGATTTATAACAATAAATGAGAATTCTAAAGAAAAAAGTTTTTTGTTAAAATAGAGACTAAAATATATTAACGTAATTAATTATCGAAATGTTTATTATCATAAACAAAAGTCGATGCATATAAGTTTTACGAGCCTTTAAAACTTATATGCATTACTATTATATTATTTTTTTAAAATTTATTAACTATTTTTTAATTTATATCCACGAATTCGGTGAGCATTCATTTTCTTTTCGATATGAGAGCGTTTGTTTTTTTGATTAATTTTTTGAATAGCTTCTTTAATTTTCTTTTTATATCCTGGTTTTATTTTTGTACTTGTTGTTGAGATTATTTTTTGAATTTCATTTTGTGTTTTTAAATCTTTAAATTGATTTTTTTTCTTAAAAAGAAATTCTTTATCAAATAACTCATTTTCTTTAATGAATTTATGGTGAAAGACGATTCCTTTTTTTGATAAATTCAATAACTTATCATGTTCTTTTTGATCATATAAAACATATGATTCTCCACTATATTTACCACGACCACTACGTCCTGCACGGTGAATGTATCATTCATTTTCAGTAGGCAAATTTCAATTAATAATATGACTTACACCATCAATATCTAAACCACGACTTGCAATATCTGAGGCAACAACATACTGAAATTTATTATTTTTAATATCACGATAGTTGTTTTTTCGTTCACGTTGAAGTAGTGAGCCATGCAAAATGCAAACATTTTTATTTTGTTGAATTAAATATTGATAAATTGCTTCAACTTCTTTTTTTGTATTTGCAAAAATGATACATAAATAAGGTTTAATAGTCTTCATAATTATAGATAATGAATGTCATTTGTCGTGATTATGAATAACATAATGGGTTATTTTTTTATTTTCATAAATTGAATTACTAATATTAATAATCTTTGTATTTTTAAAATATTTTTTTAATTGGATCGATAACATTTCGTGCAGTGTAGCGCTAAAACTTATTTTCTGTACATCTTTATTTGTAAATTGTGAGTTAATAAACTCTAAATCACTAATAAAACCAAGATCCATTAACATATCAGCTTCATCAAAAACAAGTGCATTAACATGGTGTAAATCAAGAATTTGTCGTGTTAAAATTTGTTTTAGACGCGTTGGAGTTGCAATAAGCAGTTGGCTTTTATTTAATTGTGAATTAATTTGCTGGTCAATACTTTCACCACCAATTAACATTTTAACTTGTAAAAGTGGTTGATGTTTTTTAAAAACAATAATTTTACTAAAAATTTGGCGAGCTAACTCACGAGTGGGAGTAATAATTATAACTTGCAGTTTTTGAGATAAATCTAAGTTGTTTAATATAGGCAAAACAAAGGCTAAAGTTTTCCCTGTCCCTGTTGGTGCAACGCCAATAATATTTTCTCTTT is drawn from Ureaplasma parvum serovar 3 str. ATCC 27815 and contains these coding sequences:
- the nusG gene encoding transcription termination/antitermination protein NusG, encoding MAYKIKDLDSKLLSDLKIDFNHRHQWYIVTVVSGNEQKVIENIKDKLNGYGYGDKLSDLKIIKEKIKEVKIYEPSEAPRSMKNRANTKWETIVVDGATKYRCTKIKEGNKFNGYIFLKAEMTDQIWFLIRNTQMVTGLVGSSGKNVKPIPVPEDKILKLIADNDAKRALISLNEKVDHEENIEVIELHEDENFTNFEVDQEVKIIADTFFGEIAKIAKIDQNKKIATVEFEFFGRINTLDLNFNDIQLYDEESDKLEN
- a CDS encoding DEAD/DEAH box helicase yields the protein MKFNSNYQKWILDSLINQKIFEPTPIQLKTMPLIAKRENIIGVAPTGTGKTLAFVLPILNNLDLSQKLQVIIITPTRELARQIFSKIIVFKKHQPLLQVKMLIGGESIDQQINSQLNKSQLLIATPTRLKQILTRQILDLHHVNALVFDEADMLMDLGFISDLEFINSQFTNKDVQKISFSATLHEMLSIQLKKYFKNTKIINISNSIYENKKITHYVIHNHDKWHSLSIIMKTIKPYLCIIFANTKKEVEAIYQYLIQQNKNVCILHGSLLQRERKNNYRDIKNNKFQYVVASDIASRGLDIDGVSHIINWNLPTENEWYIHRAGRSGRGKYSGESYVLYDQKEHDKLLNLSKKGIVFHHKFIKENELFDKEFLFKKKNQFKDLKTQNEIQKIISTTSTKIKPGYKKKIKEAIQKINQKNKRSHIEKKMNAHRIRGYKLKNS